A genome region from Microbacterium terricola includes the following:
- a CDS encoding BMP family lipoprotein yields the protein MTISTNKRVLGGLIAASMFVALAGCASAPEETAPSADAGADVVDGFKPCMVSDAGGFDDKSFNQLGFEGLTRAAESLGLDEPTTVQSDSESDFAPNLTNLVEQDCSLIVTVGFALAAAAGESAAANPDIEYVSIDDMVDNDFDGETDSPNIKPIVFDTAQAAFLAGYAAASYSTEKKVGTFGGMNFPTVTIFMDGFKQGVEYWNEQKDDNVEVLGWDGTDGVFTGGFVANQDAINAAQGLVDQGVDVLLPVGGPIYQSAASVIRASDREIALIGVDADVFETDPTVADLLLTSIRKLIDVGVEDAVNQAAVGEFDVTPFVGTLENEGVGLAPFHDFEDKVSGDLQGELDAITAGIIDGSIPVTSYLAG from the coding sequence TTGACCATCTCTACCAACAAGCGCGTGCTCGGCGGCCTCATCGCCGCGAGCATGTTCGTCGCCCTCGCCGGGTGCGCATCCGCGCCCGAAGAGACCGCCCCGAGCGCCGACGCCGGCGCTGACGTCGTCGACGGCTTCAAGCCGTGCATGGTGTCCGACGCGGGTGGCTTCGACGACAAGTCGTTCAACCAGCTCGGCTTCGAGGGCCTGACCCGTGCCGCTGAGAGCCTCGGCCTCGACGAGCCGACCACGGTCCAGTCCGACTCCGAGTCGGACTTCGCGCCCAACCTGACCAACCTGGTCGAGCAGGACTGCTCGCTCATCGTCACGGTCGGCTTCGCGCTGGCCGCCGCCGCGGGCGAGTCCGCCGCGGCCAACCCCGACATCGAGTACGTCTCGATCGACGACATGGTCGACAACGACTTCGACGGCGAGACCGACTCGCCCAACATCAAGCCGATCGTCTTCGACACCGCTCAGGCGGCGTTCCTGGCCGGCTACGCGGCGGCGTCGTACTCGACCGAGAAGAAGGTCGGCACGTTCGGCGGCATGAACTTCCCGACCGTCACGATCTTCATGGACGGCTTCAAGCAGGGCGTCGAGTACTGGAACGAGCAGAAGGACGACAACGTCGAGGTGCTCGGCTGGGACGGCACCGACGGTGTCTTCACCGGTGGCTTCGTCGCCAACCAGGACGCCATCAACGCGGCACAGGGCCTCGTCGACCAGGGCGTCGACGTGCTGCTGCCCGTCGGCGGCCCGATCTACCAGAGCGCCGCTTCGGTGATCCGCGCCTCGGACCGTGAGATCGCGCTCATCGGCGTCGACGCCGATGTGTTCGAGACCGACCCGACGGTCGCCGACCTGCTGCTCACCTCGATCCGCAAGCTGATCGACGTGGGTGTCGAGGACGCCGTGAACCAGGCCGCCGTCGGCGAGTTCGACGTCACCCCGTTCGTGGGCACGCTCGAGAACGAGGGCGTGGGCCTGGCCCCGTTCCACGACTTCGAGGACAAGGTCTCGGGCGACCTGCAGGGTGAGCTCGACGCCATCACGGCCGGCATCATCGACGGGTCGATCCCCGTCACGTCGTACCTGGCTGGTTGA
- a CDS encoding ABC transporter ATP-binding protein has translation MKLELRGITKRFGSLVANDHIDLVVEPGEIHCLLGENGAGKSTLMNVLYGLYRADEGTILLDDHVQAFQGPGDAMRAGIGMVHQHFMLIPVFTVAENVMLGHEATKALGVLDLDAARKRVREISSRFGFDIDPDALVEDLPVGVQQRVEIIKALSRDAKVLVFDEPTAVLTPQETDELMGIMRQLKESGASIVFITHKLREVREVADRITVIRLGKVVGEAAPTATNAELASLMVGRAVELTVHKNPPQLVDNSLVVEGLSVIDPRGQLVVNDVSFEVRGGEVLAIAGVQGNGQTELTEALLGLQPQVRGSITLDGDELVGHSVRRILDAGVGFVPEDRNEDGLVGEFTIAENLMLDRAHGAPFVKAGNVQRGYLAEFAKDKFAEFDVRAPGIDTPVGRLSGGNQQKVVLARELSKDLSLLVAAQPTRGVDVGSIEFIHKRIVETRDAGVPVVVVSTELDEVAALADRIMVMYRGRIVGIVPGDTPRETLGLMMAGEAPSEGAAA, from the coding sequence ATGAAGCTCGAACTCCGCGGCATCACCAAGCGGTTCGGCAGTCTGGTCGCCAACGATCACATCGACCTCGTCGTGGAGCCCGGTGAGATCCACTGCCTCCTCGGCGAGAACGGCGCAGGCAAGTCGACGCTGATGAACGTCCTGTACGGCCTGTATCGGGCCGACGAGGGCACCATCCTCCTCGACGACCACGTGCAGGCCTTCCAGGGCCCCGGCGACGCGATGCGCGCGGGCATCGGCATGGTCCACCAGCACTTCATGCTCATCCCGGTCTTCACCGTCGCCGAGAACGTCATGCTCGGCCACGAGGCGACCAAGGCGCTCGGCGTGCTCGACCTCGACGCCGCCCGCAAGCGCGTGCGGGAGATCTCGTCGCGGTTCGGCTTCGACATCGACCCCGACGCGCTCGTCGAGGACCTCCCGGTCGGCGTGCAGCAGCGCGTCGAGATCATCAAGGCGCTCTCGCGCGATGCGAAGGTGCTCGTCTTCGACGAGCCGACCGCCGTGCTCACCCCGCAGGAGACCGACGAGCTGATGGGCATCATGCGCCAGCTCAAGGAATCCGGCGCCTCCATCGTCTTCATCACCCACAAGCTGCGCGAGGTGCGCGAGGTCGCCGACCGGATCACCGTCATCCGCCTCGGCAAAGTCGTCGGCGAGGCAGCCCCGACCGCGACCAACGCGGAGCTCGCCTCCCTCATGGTCGGCCGCGCCGTCGAGCTGACCGTCCACAAGAACCCGCCGCAGCTGGTCGACAACTCCCTCGTCGTCGAGGGGCTCAGCGTCATCGACCCGCGCGGCCAGCTCGTCGTCAACGACGTCTCGTTCGAGGTCCGCGGCGGCGAGGTGCTCGCGATCGCCGGCGTGCAGGGCAACGGCCAGACCGAGCTCACCGAGGCCCTGCTCGGCCTCCAGCCGCAGGTGCGCGGATCCATCACCCTCGACGGCGATGAGCTCGTCGGCCACAGCGTGCGACGCATCCTCGACGCGGGCGTCGGCTTCGTCCCCGAGGACCGCAACGAGGACGGCCTGGTCGGCGAGTTCACGATCGCCGAGAACCTCATGCTCGACCGCGCCCACGGCGCGCCGTTCGTCAAGGCGGGGAACGTCCAGCGCGGCTACCTCGCCGAGTTCGCGAAGGACAAGTTCGCCGAGTTCGACGTCCGCGCCCCCGGCATCGACACACCCGTCGGCCGGCTGTCCGGTGGAAACCAGCAGAAGGTCGTGCTCGCCCGCGAGCTGAGCAAGGACCTCTCGCTCCTCGTCGCCGCGCAGCCCACCCGCGGCGTCGACGTCGGCTCGATCGAGTTCATCCACAAGCGCATCGTGGAGACCCGCGACGCCGGGGTCCCCGTCGTCGTCGTCTCCACCGAGCTCGACGAGGTGGCCGCCCTCGCCGATCGGATCATGGTGATGTACCGCGGCCGGATCGTCGGCATCGTTCCGGGCGACACCCCGCGAGAGACACTCGGCCTGATGATGGCCGGCGAGGCGCCGAGCGAAGGAGCCGCGGCATGA
- a CDS encoding ABC transporter permease, producing MSTDSELGASVEEKIEPPSKWHDTWVRITQGNAIISVLAIVLALIVGGIMIAFTDEDVQEASAYFFARPMDTISAAWDAVFGAYSALFQGSIYNFGADSFARGIRPFTETLTFATPLIAAGLGVALAFRVGMFNIGGRGQMLMAAAGAGWIAFSLDLPFPLHMILATVVGMFCGAVWAGIAGFLKARTGAHEVIVTIMLNYVAFYLISWMLRTPGLLQAPGSSNPKTPAMKETAVFPDLLGPQYNLHFGFVLVIAATVVVWWILSRSNLGFQFRAVGINPNAARVAGIDVKNMYVYAMLISGALVGLAGVNQVLGTITTGFSADIDAGIGFDAITVALLGRSTPWGTFAAGVLFGAFKAGGFAMQAAENIPVEIVTVVQSVIVLFIAAPPLVRTIFFLPSPERDRRRQEKARQKALKAEVKAEAEGVAP from the coding sequence ATGAGCACCGACAGCGAACTCGGCGCGAGCGTCGAAGAGAAGATCGAGCCGCCCTCGAAGTGGCACGACACCTGGGTGCGGATCACGCAGGGCAACGCGATCATCTCGGTGCTCGCGATCGTCCTGGCGCTCATCGTCGGCGGCATCATGATCGCGTTCACCGACGAGGACGTGCAGGAGGCATCCGCCTACTTCTTCGCCCGCCCGATGGACACGATCTCGGCAGCATGGGACGCCGTCTTCGGCGCGTACAGCGCGCTCTTCCAGGGATCGATCTACAACTTCGGCGCCGACTCGTTCGCGCGCGGCATCCGCCCCTTCACCGAGACGCTCACCTTCGCCACGCCGCTCATCGCGGCCGGCCTCGGTGTCGCGCTGGCCTTCCGCGTCGGCATGTTCAACATCGGCGGACGCGGGCAGATGCTGATGGCGGCCGCCGGCGCCGGCTGGATCGCGTTCTCGCTCGACCTGCCCTTCCCGCTGCACATGATCCTGGCCACCGTCGTCGGCATGTTCTGCGGCGCCGTGTGGGCCGGCATCGCGGGCTTCCTCAAGGCCCGCACCGGCGCGCACGAGGTGATCGTGACGATCATGCTCAACTACGTGGCCTTCTACCTGATCTCGTGGATGCTGCGCACCCCCGGCCTCCTGCAGGCGCCGGGCTCCAGCAACCCCAAGACGCCGGCGATGAAGGAGACCGCGGTCTTCCCCGACCTGCTCGGTCCGCAGTACAACCTGCACTTCGGCTTCGTGCTCGTGATCGCCGCCACCGTGGTCGTGTGGTGGATCCTCAGCCGCTCGAACCTCGGGTTCCAGTTCCGGGCCGTGGGCATCAACCCCAACGCGGCACGCGTGGCCGGCATCGACGTGAAGAACATGTACGTCTACGCGATGCTCATCTCCGGCGCCCTCGTCGGTCTCGCCGGCGTGAACCAGGTGCTCGGCACCATCACGACCGGCTTCTCGGCCGACATCGATGCGGGCATCGGCTTCGACGCGATCACCGTCGCCCTGCTCGGCCGCTCCACGCCGTGGGGCACCTTCGCGGCCGGCGTGCTGTTCGGCGCGTTCAAGGCCGGCGGCTTCGCCATGCAGGCGGCCGAGAACATCCCCGTCGAGATCGTCACCGTCGTCCAGTCGGTGATCGTGCTGTTCATCGCGGCCCCGCCGCTCGTGCGCACGATCTTCTTCCTGCCCTCGCCAGAGCGTGACCGGCGCCGGCAGGAGAAGGCGAGGCAGAAGGCCCTGAAAGCCGAAGTCAAGGCCGAGGCAGAGGGGGTGGCACCGTGA
- a CDS encoding ABC transporter permease, with protein sequence MTTIAVSTDDVLPETTVIRSWKTPIALAVFTVLFGILIFAAPRAGETTFRLSSSTDAIQLPDLVLPVMPTVIVCLVLLALLTALSAFLVRSRAHSPLWLVVLYVLVAIVGFLTWAASGAALPVPGLLAGALGLAVPLIYGALTGVIGERVGIVNIAIEGQLLAGAFTAAVVGTITGSPIAGMLAAMVSGALVAFVLAAFAIKYVVDQVIVGVVLNVLVTGLTSFLYSQVLQSNAAELNAPPRLDRIPIPLLSDIPIIGPVFFRQTLLVYIMYIAVFAVWFAMFRTRWGLRLRAVGEHPQAADTVGIKVNPTRFWNVLMAGAIAGLGGTVFTIGNGIAFNKEMTAGAGFIALAAVIFGQWDPIKATLAALLFGFASSLQNSLSVIGSPVPSEFMLMLPYLVTIFVVAGVVGKSRAPAADGVAYVKA encoded by the coding sequence GTGACCACGATCGCCGTGTCCACCGACGACGTCCTGCCCGAGACGACGGTCATCCGCAGCTGGAAGACCCCCATCGCGCTCGCCGTGTTCACCGTGCTGTTCGGCATCCTCATCTTCGCTGCGCCGCGCGCAGGCGAGACGACCTTCCGCCTGTCCAGCTCGACCGACGCGATCCAGCTCCCCGACCTCGTCCTCCCGGTCATGCCGACCGTGATCGTCTGCCTCGTGCTCCTCGCGCTGCTCACCGCATTGTCGGCGTTCCTCGTGCGCAGCCGTGCGCACTCGCCGCTGTGGCTCGTGGTCCTCTACGTCCTCGTCGCCATCGTCGGGTTCCTCACCTGGGCGGCCAGCGGAGCGGCGCTCCCGGTGCCCGGGCTGCTGGCCGGCGCACTCGGACTCGCCGTCCCGCTCATCTACGGCGCCCTCACCGGCGTCATCGGCGAACGGGTCGGCATCGTCAACATCGCCATCGAGGGTCAGCTGCTCGCCGGCGCCTTCACGGCGGCCGTCGTCGGCACGATCACCGGCTCTCCGATCGCGGGGATGCTGGCGGCCATGGTGTCCGGGGCGCTCGTGGCCTTCGTGCTCGCGGCGTTCGCGATCAAGTACGTGGTCGACCAGGTGATCGTCGGCGTGGTGCTGAACGTGCTCGTCACGGGCCTGACCAGCTTCCTGTACTCGCAGGTGCTGCAGTCCAACGCGGCCGAGCTCAACGCGCCGCCGCGGCTCGACCGCATCCCGATCCCGCTGCTGAGCGACATCCCCATCATCGGGCCCGTGTTCTTCCGGCAGACGCTGCTCGTCTACATCATGTACATCGCCGTCTTCGCGGTGTGGTTCGCGATGTTCCGCACCCGCTGGGGCCTGCGCCTGCGCGCGGTCGGCGAGCACCCGCAGGCGGCCGACACGGTCGGCATCAAGGTCAACCCGACCCGGTTCTGGAACGTGCTGATGGCCGGCGCGATCGCCGGGCTCGGCGGCACGGTCTTCACGATCGGCAACGGGATCGCCTTCAACAAGGAGATGACCGCGGGCGCGGGCTTCATCGCGCTCGCCGCCGTGATCTTCGGCCAGTGGGATCCGATCAAGGCCACGCTGGCGGCCCTGCTGTTCGGGTTCGCCTCGAGCCTGCAGAACTCGCTGAGCGTGATCGGGTCGCCGGTCCCGAGCGAGTTCATGCTCATGCTGCCGTACCTCGTCACGATCTTCGTCGTGGCCGGTGTGGTCGGCAAATCCAGAGCGCCCGCCGCCGACGGCGTGGCGTACGTCAAGGCGTAG
- a CDS encoding cytidine deaminase, whose product MTDIDWDELRAAATEAMQRAYAPYSRYRVGAAALVSDGRIVAGCNVENASYGVGLCAECALVGDLHMSGGGQLVAFVCVNNDGQTIMPCGRCRQLLYEFSLPGMLLETVSGIRTIDEVLPDAFGPRDLEEVSR is encoded by the coding sequence GTGACCGATATCGACTGGGACGAGCTCCGTGCAGCCGCGACCGAGGCCATGCAGCGCGCCTACGCGCCGTACTCGCGCTACCGGGTGGGCGCGGCAGCGCTCGTCTCCGACGGGCGGATCGTCGCCGGCTGCAATGTGGAGAACGCCTCATACGGCGTCGGTCTGTGCGCGGAGTGCGCCCTCGTCGGCGACCTGCACATGTCCGGCGGCGGCCAGCTGGTCGCGTTCGTGTGCGTGAACAACGACGGGCAGACGATCATGCCGTGCGGCCGGTGCCGTCAGCTGCTGTACGAGTTCTCCCTGCCGGGGATGCTGCTGGAGACCGTCTCGGGCATCCGCACGATCGACGAGGTGCTGCCTGACGCGTTCGGCCCGCGCGATCTCGAAGAGGTCAGTCGATGA
- a CDS encoding thymidine phosphorylase, whose amino-acid sequence MTEAFDAVDVIRAKRDGGTVAEDALRWMVDAYTRGYVSDAQMSSFAMAVLLNGMDRDEIRVMTDAMIASGERMSFAGLGKPTADKHSTGGVGDKITLPLAPLVAVFGVAVPQLSGRGLGHTGGTLDKLESIPGWRAALSNDELFAQLRDVGAVICAAGSGLAPADKKLYALRDVTGTVEAIPLIASSIMSKKIAEGTGALVLDVKFGSGAFMRDLDKARELARTMVALGEDSGVRTTALLTDMNTPLGLAIGNANEVRESVEVLAGGGPADIVELTVALAREMLALAGQPDADVEAALADGRAMDAWRRMIAAQGGDPDAALPVPRETQVVTASTSGVITRMEALPFGIAAWRLGAGRARAQDPVIHAAGIDLLVKPGDEVVAGQPVFTLSADDPARFARALEALDGAWEIGAEAPERTPLVRERITA is encoded by the coding sequence ATGACTGAAGCCTTCGACGCCGTCGACGTCATCCGCGCCAAGCGCGACGGCGGCACCGTAGCGGAGGACGCCCTCCGCTGGATGGTCGACGCGTACACGCGCGGCTACGTCTCGGACGCGCAGATGTCGTCGTTCGCGATGGCGGTGCTGCTCAACGGCATGGACCGCGACGAGATCCGCGTGATGACCGACGCGATGATCGCGTCCGGCGAGCGGATGAGCTTCGCCGGCCTCGGCAAGCCCACCGCCGACAAGCACTCGACCGGGGGAGTGGGCGACAAGATCACGCTGCCCCTCGCCCCGCTGGTCGCCGTGTTCGGCGTCGCGGTGCCGCAGCTCTCCGGCCGGGGCCTCGGCCACACCGGCGGCACGCTCGACAAGCTCGAGTCCATCCCGGGGTGGCGCGCGGCGCTGAGCAACGACGAGCTCTTCGCCCAGCTGCGCGACGTGGGCGCCGTCATCTGCGCGGCGGGCTCGGGTCTCGCCCCCGCAGACAAGAAGCTCTACGCCCTGCGCGACGTCACCGGCACGGTGGAGGCCATCCCGCTGATCGCGTCGAGCATCATGTCGAAGAAGATCGCGGAGGGGACCGGCGCTCTCGTCCTGGACGTGAAGTTCGGCTCAGGCGCCTTCATGCGCGACCTCGACAAGGCCCGCGAGCTCGCCCGCACCATGGTCGCGCTCGGCGAGGACTCGGGTGTGCGCACGACCGCCCTGCTCACCGACATGAACACCCCGCTCGGCCTGGCGATCGGCAACGCGAACGAGGTGCGCGAGTCGGTCGAGGTTCTCGCCGGCGGCGGCCCCGCCGACATCGTCGAGCTCACCGTCGCCCTGGCCCGCGAGATGCTCGCCCTGGCCGGACAGCCCGATGCCGACGTCGAGGCGGCGCTGGCCGACGGACGCGCGATGGACGCGTGGCGCCGCATGATCGCGGCGCAGGGCGGCGACCCGGATGCCGCCCTCCCGGTGCCGCGCGAGACGCAGGTGGTGACCGCATCCACGTCAGGCGTCATCACGCGCATGGAGGCGCTGCCCTTCGGCATCGCCGCCTGGCGCCTGGGCGCCGGCCGCGCCAGGGCGCAGGACCCGGTCATCCACGCCGCGGGGATCGACCTGCTCGTCAAGCCGGGCGACGAGGTCGTCGCGGGGCAGCCCGTCTTCACCCTCTCCGCCGATGATCCGGCGAGGTTCGCGCGCGCCCTCGAAGCGCTGGACGGCGCATGGGAGATCGGCGCCGAGGCGCCGGAGCGCACCCCGCTCGTGCGCGAGCGCATCACCGCCTGA
- a CDS encoding adenosine deaminase: MPIDQHGDSLLQGVSLRSLPKVSLHDHLDGGVRPQTIIELADEIDLEVPSADSDELADWFAEKSDSGSLVEYLKTFDLTTAVMQTADGLRRVAREFVEDLAADGVIYGEVRWAPEQHLARGLSLDEAVEAVQEGIEEGEDAAGTDIRVGQLITAMRHTDRSLEIAELAVDWRERGAVGFDIAGPEDGFLPARHRAAFDLLAAEFFPTTVHAGEAAGLDSIRSALIDGRALRLGHGVRIAEDLEIVSQEGEDVFVQFGDLARWVRDREIPLELSPSSNLQTGAIAAWGTELVDHPFDLLYQLGFAVTVNVDNRTMSATSLTRELALLAETFGYDLDDLQTFQLNAAAGAFLPVEEREELIELIAEGFAR; the protein is encoded by the coding sequence ATGCCCATCGACCAGCACGGAGACAGCCTGCTGCAGGGGGTGTCGCTGCGGAGCCTGCCAAAGGTGTCGCTGCACGACCACCTCGATGGAGGCGTCCGTCCGCAGACGATCATCGAGCTGGCGGACGAGATCGACCTGGAGGTCCCCTCGGCCGATTCCGACGAGCTGGCCGACTGGTTCGCCGAGAAGAGCGACTCGGGTTCGCTGGTCGAGTACCTGAAGACGTTCGACCTCACCACGGCCGTCATGCAGACCGCCGACGGACTGCGCCGGGTCGCCAGGGAGTTCGTCGAGGACCTCGCCGCCGACGGCGTGATCTACGGCGAGGTGCGCTGGGCTCCCGAGCAGCACCTCGCGCGCGGGCTCTCGCTCGACGAGGCCGTCGAGGCGGTGCAGGAGGGCATCGAGGAGGGGGAGGATGCGGCCGGCACCGACATCCGGGTCGGTCAGCTGATCACCGCGATGCGGCACACCGACCGCTCGCTCGAGATCGCCGAGCTCGCCGTCGACTGGCGTGAGCGCGGCGCCGTCGGCTTCGACATCGCCGGCCCCGAGGACGGCTTCCTGCCCGCCCGCCACCGGGCGGCGTTCGACCTCCTCGCGGCGGAGTTCTTCCCCACCACCGTGCACGCCGGTGAGGCGGCCGGGCTGGATTCGATCCGCTCCGCCCTCATCGACGGCCGTGCACTGCGGCTCGGGCACGGCGTGCGCATCGCGGAGGACCTCGAGATCGTCTCGCAGGAGGGCGAGGACGTCTTCGTGCAGTTCGGCGACCTGGCCCGCTGGGTGCGCGACCGCGAGATCCCGCTCGAGCTCTCGCCGTCGTCGAACCTGCAGACCGGCGCGATCGCGGCGTGGGGCACCGAGCTGGTCGACCACCCGTTCGACCTGCTGTACCAGCTCGGATTCGCGGTCACCGTGAACGTCGACAACCGCACGATGAGCGCCACCTCGCTGACGCGCGAGCTCGCGCTGCTGGCGGAGACGTTCGGCTACGACCTCGACGACCTGCAGACGTTCCAGCTCAACGCGGCCGCCGGCGCCTTCCTGCCGGTGGAGGAGCGCGAGGAGCTCATCGAGCTGATCGCGGAGGGCTTCGCCCGATAG
- a CDS encoding molybdopterin-dependent oxidoreductase, which yields MAVFSRGFGGRRREADPNLPPGQYLTEDFPVLSAGPTPRIATADWTFRIITEKGTTTTWTWEQFTALPVEDVSTDIHCVTRWSKLGTSWRGVSLDTLFAAVDTDFAYAMVHSYGGYTTNLAMADLLGGKAWIAFDFDGAPLAPEHGGPARLLVPHLYFWKSAKWVNGLVMQKHDDPGFWEQNGYHLHGDPWTEERYW from the coding sequence ATGGCGGTGTTCTCGAGAGGGTTCGGCGGGCGGCGGCGCGAGGCGGACCCGAATCTGCCACCAGGGCAGTATCTGACCGAGGACTTCCCCGTGCTCTCGGCCGGTCCCACCCCGCGCATCGCGACCGCGGACTGGACCTTCCGCATCATCACCGAGAAGGGCACCACGACCACCTGGACGTGGGAGCAGTTCACCGCCCTCCCGGTGGAGGACGTCAGCACCGACATCCACTGCGTCACCCGGTGGTCCAAGCTCGGCACCTCCTGGCGGGGTGTGTCGCTGGACACCCTGTTCGCCGCTGTGGACACCGACTTCGCGTACGCGATGGTGCATTCCTACGGCGGATACACGACGAATCTGGCGATGGCCGACCTCCTCGGCGGGAAGGCGTGGATCGCGTTCGACTTCGACGGGGCTCCGCTCGCGCCCGAGCACGGGGGTCCGGCGCGTCTGCTGGTGCCGCATCTCTACTTCTGGAAGTCCGCGAAGTGGGTGAACGGGCTCGTGATGCAGAAGCACGACGACCCGGGCTTCTGGGAGCAGAACGGCTACCACCTGCACGGCGACCCCTGGACCGAAGAGCGCTACTGGTGA
- a CDS encoding FAD-binding oxidoreductase, translating into MIVGDWHPARVADVVPSTSHARLLRLEVPGWPGNLPGQHLDIRLTAEDGYQAERSYSIGSWGPDATVELGVDRVPDGEVSPYLVDVIEPGDQLEVKGPLGAYFVWDADDPSPVQLIAGGSGVVPLVAMARARAAMPDGAPFRLLYSVRSPADALYGSEVEGLADAGLDVTWVYTRSGPPGWTGPTGRLTPAGVAAATWPLERNPRAFVCGPTGFVESVADMLVSAGWPPERVRTERFGGA; encoded by the coding sequence GTGATCGTCGGCGACTGGCATCCGGCCCGGGTCGCCGACGTGGTCCCCAGCACCTCCCACGCGCGCCTGCTGCGCCTCGAGGTGCCCGGCTGGCCGGGGAACCTGCCGGGGCAGCACCTGGACATCCGGCTCACGGCGGAGGACGGCTACCAGGCCGAGCGGTCGTACTCGATCGGATCATGGGGGCCGGACGCGACCGTCGAGCTGGGCGTGGACCGCGTGCCGGACGGAGAGGTGTCGCCGTACCTCGTCGACGTCATCGAACCAGGTGACCAGCTCGAGGTGAAGGGTCCGCTGGGCGCGTACTTCGTCTGGGACGCCGACGACCCCTCTCCGGTGCAGCTGATCGCCGGCGGCTCGGGCGTCGTCCCCCTCGTCGCCATGGCCCGTGCGCGGGCAGCGATGCCGGACGGTGCGCCGTTCCGCCTGCTGTACTCGGTGCGCAGTCCCGCCGACGCCCTCTACGGTTCCGAGGTCGAGGGGCTCGCCGACGCGGGGCTCGACGTCACGTGGGTCTACACCCGCTCCGGACCGCCCGGCTGGACCGGACCCACCGGCCGGCTGACGCCGGCCGGTGTGGCGGCCGCGACCTGGCCGCTCGAACGGAACCCGCGCGCCTTCGTCTGCGGGCCCACCGGGTTCGTCGAGTCGGTCGCGGACATGCTGGTGAGCGCGGGCTGGCCGCCCGAGCGCGTGCGCACGGAGAGGTTCGGTGGAGCATGA
- a CDS encoding DUF6510 family protein produces MRNRVPSGAVRLVDGNALAGPLAGLFAVDASGIVLVCGHCGAAGPLGGATVEDDRVAAIVRCRGCTRTLLTVLRAEGAISVVLAGLARFEVPADPR; encoded by the coding sequence ATGAGGAATCGGGTCCCCTCCGGCGCGGTGCGCCTGGTCGACGGCAATGCGCTGGCCGGACCGCTCGCCGGGCTGTTCGCCGTCGATGCATCCGGCATCGTGCTCGTCTGCGGCCACTGCGGCGCTGCCGGACCGCTGGGCGGAGCGACGGTCGAGGACGACCGGGTCGCCGCGATCGTCCGATGCCGCGGGTGCACCCGGACGCTGCTCACGGTCCTCCGCGCGGAGGGTGCCATCTCGGTCGTGCTCGCCGGGCTCGCGCGCTTCGAGGTTCCCGCCGACCCTCGCTGA
- a CDS encoding SDR family oxidoreductase, with product MTRVLVTGGAGFLGSHVAAALAARPDVERVVAGDVRRPEHPVEGVHYDDCDVTRSAGLVELLERHEIDVVVHLAAIVNPGRDRDLEYRVDVDGSRHILDACLAAGVRRIVVSSSGAAYGYHPDNAEWLRESDPVRGNDEFAYAQHKRLVEEMLAEARTRHPALEQVVFRIGTILGPTVRNQITALWDGRRILAVRGSESPFVFVWVDDVAAAMVRAATDGPPGIYNVAGDGRLTVQEIAARLGKPLLTLPAGVLGFALRIGRMLRLTVHGPEQVRFLRYRPVLANDALKRDFGFTPTRTSAEAFEEYLATHPGVALR from the coding sequence ATGACCCGCGTGCTGGTCACCGGAGGCGCCGGGTTCCTCGGCTCGCACGTGGCGGCGGCGCTCGCGGCCCGGCCGGACGTCGAGCGGGTCGTGGCCGGCGATGTGCGGCGGCCCGAGCATCCCGTCGAGGGCGTCCACTACGACGACTGCGACGTCACCCGGTCGGCTGGTCTGGTCGAGCTGCTCGAGCGCCACGAGATCGACGTCGTCGTGCATCTGGCGGCGATCGTGAACCCCGGCCGCGACCGCGACCTGGAGTACCGGGTGGACGTCGACGGGTCGCGCCACATCCTCGACGCGTGCCTGGCCGCAGGCGTACGGCGGATCGTCGTGTCGTCGTCCGGCGCGGCGTACGGCTACCACCCCGACAACGCGGAGTGGCTGCGCGAGAGCGACCCGGTGCGCGGCAACGACGAGTTCGCGTATGCGCAGCACAAGCGCCTCGTCGAGGAGATGCTCGCGGAGGCGAGGACCCGGCATCCCGCGCTCGAGCAGGTGGTGTTCCGCATCGGGACGATCCTCGGCCCGACGGTGCGCAACCAGATCACGGCACTGTGGGACGGGCGGCGCATCCTCGCCGTCCGCGGCTCGGAATCGCCGTTCGTGTTCGTGTGGGTCGATGATGTGGCGGCGGCGATGGTGCGCGCGGCGACGGACGGTCCTCCCGGCATCTACAACGTCGCCGGCGACGGCCGCCTCACCGTGCAGGAGATCGCGGCACGGCTGGGCAAGCCGCTGCTGACGCTGCCCGCCGGCGTGCTCGGATTCGCCCTGCGGATCGGTCGGATGCTGCGCCTCACGGTGCACGGACCGGAACAGGTGCGGTTCCTCCGCTACCGCCCCGTGCTGGCGAACGATGCCCTGAAGCGCGACTTCGGCTTCACGCCCACCCGCACGAGCGCCGAGGCCTTCGAGGAGTATCTGGCCACGCATCCCGGCGTCGCCCTGCGCTGA